The proteins below come from a single Rhinolophus ferrumequinum isolate MPI-CBG mRhiFer1 chromosome 8, mRhiFer1_v1.p, whole genome shotgun sequence genomic window:
- the ICA1L gene encoding islet cell autoantigen 1-like protein isoform X2 produces MNPSTSKCHSMDSFGQSRPEDNQSVVSRMQKKYWKTKQVFIKATGKKEDEHVVASDAELDAKLEVFHSIQETCSELLKIVEKYQLRLNVVSEEENELGLFLKFQAERDTSQAGKMMDATGKALCSSAKQRLALYTTLSRLKQEVATFSQRAVSDTLMTINRMEQARTEYRGALLWMKDVSQELDPDTLKQMEKFRKV; encoded by the exons TCACTCCATGGATTCCTTTGGGCAATCCAGACCAGAAGATAACCAGTCAGTAGTCAGCAGAATGCAAAAGAAATACTGGAAAACTAAACAGGTCTTTATCAAAGCAACAGGAAAAAAGGAGGATGAGCACGTGGTGGCATCTGATGCCGAACTGGATGCTAAACTTGAG gtTTTTCACTCCATTCAAGAGACATGCTCTGAACTCCTGAAGATAGTTGAGAAATATCAGCTAAGACTCAATG TTGtatcagaggaagaaaatgaactagggctctttttaaagtttcaagcAGAACGAGATACATCGCAAGCTGGCAAAATGATGGATGCCACTGGCAAGGCACTCTGTTCCTCGGCCAAGCAAAG ATTGGCCCTGTACACGACCCTGTCTCGTCTTAAGCAAGAAGTAGCAACATTCAGTCAAAGGGCAGTATCTGATACATTAATGACAATTAATCGGATGGAGCAAGCACGCACAGAATACAGAGGAGCTCTGCTGTGGATGAAAGATGTATCCCAAGAACTAGACCCAGACACCTTAAAACAGATGGAAAAGTTCAGAAAAGTATGA